A genome region from Erigeron canadensis isolate Cc75 chromosome 3, C_canadensis_v1, whole genome shotgun sequence includes the following:
- the LOC122591227 gene encoding epidermis-specific secreted glycoprotein EP1-like — translation MTSFLVFLLCFQAFASFSKAVVPASDTFKYVNEGDFGDYIVEYDANYRALSPFNNPFQLCFYNTTPNAFTLALRMGTVRSESLMRWVWEANRGNPVRENATLTFSTDGNLVLADADGRVAWQTNTSNKGVVGFQILPTGNMVLHDGKGNFIWQSFDSPTDTLLVGQSLKANAVNKLVSRASEINNIDGPYSLVMEPKGLALYYKSPNSPRPMLYWSSSEWFTIDKGSLTNLTLTSVPDTDEGFLYYLTFIYFVTNPSSDSNRNMAYSRYNNTLSYLRLGIDGNLRFFTYNPNVQGVAWENVYTFLDRDSTEGECQLPERCGKFGLCEDSQCVACPTPNGLSGWSKDCDVKKVTSCKASDFGYYKLQGADHFMIKYTRGDGPTKQSDCESKCTKDCKCMGYFYHTDRSRCWIAYDLKTLTRVGNSTHLAYIKTPNK, via the coding sequence ATGACTTCTTTCCTTGTATTCTTGCTATGTTTTCAAGCATTTGCTTCCTTTTCAAAAGCTGTTGTGCCTGCTTCAGACACATTTAAATATGTAAACGAAGGCGATTTTGGTGACTACATTGTCGAATACGATGCCAATTATCGCGCACTTAGTCCTTTCAATAACCCGTTCCAACTTTGTTTTTATAACACAACCCCTAATGCATTCACTCTAGCTCTACGTATGGGAACCGTTAGGTCCGAGTCACTCATGCGTTGGGTTTGGGAAGCGAACAGGGGTAACCCTGTTCGTGAAAATGCCACCCTGACCTTCAGCACAGATGGGAACCTTGTTCTGGCTGATGCTGATGGTCGGGTGGCATGGCAAACCAACACATCCAACAAAGGCGTTGTTGGTTTTCAAATCCTTCCCACAGGGAACATGGTTCTTCATGATGGGAAGGGTAATTTTATATGGCAAAGCTTTGATTCACCAACTGATACACTCTTAGTTGGTCAATCTCTTAAAGCTAATGCTGTCAATAAGCTTGTGAGCCGGGCTTCAGAGATAAATAATATAGATGGACCATATAGTTTGGTTATGGAGCCAAAAGGGTTAGCCTTGTATTACAAAAGCCCGAATTCACCTCGACCAATGTTGTATTGGTCATCTAGTGAATGGTTCACTATTGACAAGGGTAGCTTAACCAATTTAACCCTAACTTCGGTTCCAGATACCGATGAAGGTTTTCTTTATTACTTAACTTTCATTTACTTTGTCACAAACCCGTCTTCTGATTCAAACCGAAACATGGCCTATTCTAGGTACAATAACACATTATCATACCTTCGTCTAGGAATAGACGGAAACCTTAGATTCTTCACATATAACCCGAATGTACAAGGGGTTGCGTGGGAAAACGTGTACACGTTTCTTGATAGGGATTCAACGGAAGGCGAGTGTCAATTACCCGAACGATGTGGGAAATTCGGGCTATGTGAAGATAGCCAATGTGTGGCTTGCCCAACCCCTAATGGGCTAAGTGGATGGAGTAAAGATTGTGATGTAAAAAAAGTGACATCTTGTAAGGCTAGTGACTTTGGGTACTATAAACTTCAAGGGGCTGATCATTTTATGATTAAGTACACTAGAGGTGATGGCCCAACGAAACAGAGCGATTGTGAGAGCAAATGCACAAAAGATTGCAAGTGCATGGGGTATTTCTATCACACGGATCGGTCGAGATGTTGGATTGCTTACGACTTGAAAACGTTAACACGAGTCGGTAACTCGACTCATTTGGCGTATATCAAGACACCGAACAAGTAG